From a region of the Notolabrus celidotus isolate fNotCel1 chromosome 14, fNotCel1.pri, whole genome shotgun sequence genome:
- the LOC117824966 gene encoding extracellular calcium-sensing receptor-like: MRRQFNLNAMHKPGDVVLGGLFEVHYTSVFPELTFTSEPKQPSCQGFDPLGFRHAMTMAFAIDEINKNSNLLPNVTLGYSLYDNCATLVIGFSAALSLASSREEQFVLQENCSGTPPVLGIVGDSISTFTIATSDVLGLFKLPIVSYYATCSCLSDRRRFPSFFRTIPSDAFQVRAMIQILKRFGWTWAGLLVSDDDYGLHVARSFPSDLAESGGGCLAYSEILPWGHNPTELKRIVEVIKKSTAGVVIVFAHLIHMIQLMDEVVEQNVTGLQWVASEAWTLAAMLQTPRLMPYLGGTLGIAIRRGEIPGLREFLQHTRPELQDNRSDDNSMVRQFWEYTFGCKFTSPPGWLEAGGEVCTGEEDLENVETELLDVSNLRPEYNIYKAVYALAYALDDMLHCVPGRGPFRGHSCAALQKLEPWQLMYYLEKVNFTTPFGDKVSFDENGNALPIYDVMNWKWLLDGTTRLQSVGVVKKSFKGEELTLHEDKIFWNFDSKQPPQSVCSESCPPGTRMARKKGQPVCCFDCVACSEGKFSNETNSMECTSCPEDFWSSPKRDHCVPKKTEFLSYHEPLGICLTAAALLGTLICAVVFGIFIRHHSTPMVRANNTELSFLLLVALTLCFLCSLLFIGRPRLWTCQLRHAAFGISFVLCVSCILVKTMVVIAVFKASKPGGGAALKWFGAVQQRGTVVALTLIQAAICTVWIVSASPAPHKNTQYYNDKIVYECVVGSTIGFAVLLGYIGLLATLSFILAFLARNLPDNFNEAKFITFSMLIFCAVWVAFVPAYVNSPGKYADAVEIFAILASSFGLLMALFGPKCYIILLRPERNTKKAIMGRTAPK; encoded by the exons ATGAGGAGACAGTTTAATCTTAATGCAATGCATAAGCCGGGTGATGTGGTTCTTGGTGGGCTTTTTGAAGTCCACTACACCTCAGTCTTCCCTGAACTGACTTTCACCTCAGAGCCAAAGCAGCCCAGCTGTCAAGG TTTTGACCCTTTAGGGTTCAGGCATGCCATGACCATGGCCTTTGCTATTGATGAGATCAACAAGAACTCCAACCTGCTTCCTAATGTGACTCTGGGATACAGCCTGTATGACAACTGTGCTACACTTGTAATTGGATTCAGTGCTGCCTTGTCTTTGGCCAGCAGTAGAGAAGAACAGTTTGTGCTTCaagaaaactgttcagggaCCCCTCCAGTCCTGGGGATTGTGGGTGATTCCATCTCAACATTTACTATTGCCACTTCTGACGTGTTAGGATTATTCAAACTGCCCATT GTGAGTTATTATGCCACATGTTCCTGCCTGAGCGATCGGAGACGCTTTCCATCCTTTTTTAGAACAATTCCGAGTGACGCCTTCCAG GTGCGTGCCATGATTCAGATTCTCAAACGCTTTGGCTGGACCTGGGCAGGTCTGCTTGTCAGTGATGATGACTATGGACTCCATGTTGCTCGATCCTTTCCGTCAGACTTGGCTGAGTCTGGAGGAGGTTGTCTGGCCTACTCAGAGATTTTGCCGTGGGGCCACAACCCAACTGAACTGAAGAGGATTGTGGAAGTGATAAAGAAATCGACAGCTGGAGTGGTCATTGTGTTTGCACATCTGATCCACATGATTCAACTAATGGATGAG GTGGTAGAGCAAAATGTGACAGGCCTGCAGTGGGTGGCCAGTGAAGCCTGGACATTAGCTGCGATGCTCCAGACACCTCGCCTCATGCCGTACCTTGGAGGCACACTGGGCATTGCCATCCGCAGAGGAGAAATACCAGGGCTCAGGGAATTCCTTCAACACACACGTCCTGAATTACAGGACAACAGAAGTGATGACAATAGCATG GTGAGGCAGTTTTGGGAATACACGTTTGGGTGTAAATTTACTTCACCTCCAGGTTGGCTGGAAGCTGGTGGAGAGGTATGCACTGGAGAAGAGGACCTAGAAAATGTTGAGACTGAGTTGTTGGATGTTTCTAACCTGAGGCCTGAGTACAATATTTATAAGGCTGTATATGCTCTTGCTTATGCCCTCGATGACATGCTGCACTGTGTGCCTGGGAGAGGGCCTTTCAGAGGGCACAGCTGTGCTGCCCTGCAGAAACTGGAGCCATGGCAG CTGATGTATTACTTGGAAAAAGTCAACTTCACCACACCGTTTGGTGACAAAGTCTCATTTGATGAGAATGGAAATGCATTACCAATCTATGATGTCATGAACTGGAAGTGGCTTCTTGATGGGACAACAAGGCTGCAGAGTGTGGGTGTTGTTAAAAAGTCCTTCAAAGGAGAAGAACTCACTCTTCATGAAGACAAGATCTTCTGGAACTTTGACTCCAAGCAG CCACCCCAGTCAGTGTGCAGTGAGAGCTGTCCCCCAGGTACTCGAATGGCCAGAAAAAAGGGGCAGCCTGTTTGCTGTTTTGACTGTGTTGCTTGTTCTGAGGGAAAGTTCAGCAATGAAACAA actCGATGGAGTGCACCAGCTGTCCTGAGGACTTCTGGTCAAGCCCAAAACGTGACCACTGTGTACCTAAGAAAACAGAGTTCCTCTCTTACCACGAGCCTTTGGGTATCTGCTTGACAGCTGCTGCATTACTAGGCACACTTATCTGTGCTGTCGTCTTTGGGATCTTCATCCGTCATCACAGCACACCCATGGTACGAGCCAACAACACTGAACTGAGCTTCCTGCTCTTGGTGGCACTAACACTTTGCTTCCTGTGCTCGCTGCTGTTCATTGGCCGCCCCAGACTATGGACATGCCAGCTGAGACATGCAGCATTTGGGATCAGTTTTGTTCTTTGTGTCTCATGTATCCTGGTGAAAACCATGGTTGTTATAGCTGTGTTCAAGGCCTCCAAACCAGGAGGTGGAGCAGCCCTGAAGTGGTTTGGTGCTGTGCAACAAAGAGGAACAGTTGTTGCTCTCACTTTAATCCAAGCAGCAATCTGTACCGTCTGGATTGTCTCCGCCTCACCAGCtcctcataaaaacactcaatACTACAATGACAAGATAGTTTATGAGTGTGTTGTTGGATCCACAATAGGTTTTGCAGTTTTACTCGGCTATATTGGCCTACTAGCTACCCTTAGCTTCATTTTAGCATTTCTGGCAAGGAATCTTCCTGACAACTTCAATGAAGCCAAATTCATCACTTTCAGTATGCTGATCTTCTGTGCTGTGTGGGTGGCCTTTGTCCCTGCCTATGTCAACTCTCCAGGAAAATATGCAGATGCAGTGGAGATATTTGCCATCCTTGCCTCTAGTTTTGGTCTCCTGATGGCACTGTTTGGACCCAAATGTTACATAATCCTGCTGAGACCAGAGAGGAACACAAAGAAAGCAATCATGGGTCGAACCGCCCCCAAGTGA
- the LOC117824940 gene encoding extracellular calcium-sensing receptor-like — MRRQFNLNAMHKPGDVVLGGLFRVHYTSVFPELTFTSEPKQPSCQGFYPLGFRHAMTMAFAIDEINKNSNLLPNVTLGYSMYDNCATLVIGFSAALSLASSREEQFVLQENCSGTPPVLGIVGDSMSTFTIATSDVLGLFKLPIVSYYATCSCLSDRRRFPSFFRTIPSDAFQVRAMIQILKRFGWTWAGLLVSDDDYGLHVARSFPSDLAESGGGCLAYSEILPWGDNPTELKRIVEVMKKSTAGVVIVFAHLNHMIQLMDEVVEQNVTGLQWMASEAWTLAAMLQTPRLMPYLGGTLGIAIRRGEIPGLREFLQHTRPELHDNRSDDNSMARQFWEYTFGCKFTSPSGWLEAGGEVCTGEEDLENVETELLDVSNLRPEYNVYKAVYALAYALDDMLHCVPGRGPFRGHSCAALQKLEPWQLMYYLEKVNFTTPFGDEVSFDENGNALPIYDVMNWKWLPDGTTRLQSVGVVKKSFKGEELTLHEDKIFWNFDSKQPPQSVCSENCPPGTRMARKKGQPVCCFDCVACSEGKFSNETNSMECTSCPEDFWSSPKRDHCVPKKTEFLSYHEPLGICLTAAALLGTLICAVVLGIFICHHSTPMVRANNTELSFLLLVALILCFLCSLLFIGRPRLWTCQLRHAAFGISFVLCVSCILVKTMVVIAVFKASKPGGGAALKWFGAVQQRGTVVALTLIQAVICTVWIVSSSPAPHKNTQYYIDKIVYECVVGSTIGFAVLLGYICLLATLSFLIAFMARNLPDNFNEAKFITFSMLIFCAVWVAFVPAYVNSPGKYADAVEIFAILASSFGLLVALFGPKCYIILLRPERNTKKAIMGRTAPK, encoded by the exons ATGAGGAGACAGTTTAATCTTAATGCGATGCATAAGCCGGGTGATGTGGTTCTTGGTGGGCTTTTTCGAGTCCACTACACCTCAGTCTTCCCTGAACTGACTTTCACCTCAGAGCCAAAGCAGCCCAGCTGTCAAGG TTTTTACCCTTTAGGGTTCAGACATGCCATGACCATGGCCTTTGCTATTGATGAGATCAACAAGAACTCCAACCTGCTTCCTAATGTGACTCTGGGATACAGTATGTATGACAACTGTGCCACACTTGTAATTGGATTCAGTGCTGCCTTGTCTTTGGCCAGCAGTAGAGAAGAACAGTTTGTGCTTCaagaaaactgttcagggaCCCCTCCAGTCCTGGGGATTGTGGGTGATTCAATGTCAACATTTACTATTGCCACTTCTGACGTGTTAGGATTATTCAAACTGCCCATT GTGAGTTATTATGCCACATGTTCCTGCCTGAGCGATCGGAGACGTTTTCCATCCTTTTTTAGAACAATTCCGAGTGACGCCTTCCAG GTGCGTGCCATGATTCAGATTCTCAAACGCTTTGGCTGGACCTGGGCAGGTCTGCTTGTCAGTGATGATGACTATGGACTCCATGTTGCTCGATCCTTTCCATCAGACTTGGCTGAGTCTGGAGGAGGTTGTCTGGCCTACTCAGAGATTTTGCCGTGGGGCGACAACCCCACTGAACTGAAGAGGATTGTGGAAGTGATGAAGAAATCGACAGCTGGAGTGGTCATTGTGTTTGCACATCTGAACCACATGATTCAACTAATGGATGag GTGGTAGAGCAAAATGTGACAGGCCTGCAGTGGATGGCCAGTGAAGCCTGGACATTAGCTGCGATGCTCCAGACACCTCGCCTCATGCCGTACCTTGGAGGCACACTGGGCATTGCCATCCGCAGAGGAGAAATACCAGGGCTCAGGGAATTCCTTCAACACACACGTCCTGAATTACATGACAACAGAAGTGATGACAATAGCATG GCGAGGCAGTTTTGGGAATATACGTTTGGGTGTAAATTTACTTCACCTTCGGGTTGGCTGGAAGCTGGTGGAGAGGTATGCACTGGAGAAGAGGACCTAGAAAATGTTGAGACTGAGTTGTTGGATGTTTCTAACCTGAGGCCTGAGTACAATGTTTATAAGGCTGTATATGCTCTTGCTTATGCCCTCGATGACATGCTGCACTGTGTGCCTGGGAGAGGGCCTTTCAGAGGGCACAGCTGTGCTGCCCTGCAGAAACTGGAGCCATGGCAG CTGATGTATTACTTGGAAAAAGTCAACTTCACCACACCGTTTGGTGATGAAGTCTCATTTGATGAGAATGGAAATGCATTACCAATCTATGACGTCATGAACTGGAAGTGGCTTCCTGATGGGACAACAAGGCTGCAGAGTGTGGGTGTTGTTAAAAAGTCCTTCAAAGGAGAAGAACTCACTCTTCATGAAGACAAGATCTTCTGGAACTTTGACTCCAAGCAG CCACCCCAGTCAGTGTGCAGTGAGAACTGTCCCCCAGGTACTCGAATGGCCAGAAAAAAGGGGCAGCCTGTTTGCTGTTTTGACTGTGTTGCTTGTTCTGAGGGAAAGTTCAGCAATGAAACAA actCGATGGAGTGCACCAGCTGTCCTGAGGACTTCTGGTCAAGCCCAAAACGTGACCACTGTGTACCTAAGAAAACAGAGTTCCTCTCTTACCACGAGCCTTTGGGTATCTGCTTGACAGCTGCTGCATTACTAGGCACACTTATCTGTGCTGTCGTCCTTGGGATCTTCATCTGTCATCACAGCACACCCATGGTACGAGCCAACAACACTGAACTGAGCTTCCTGCTCTTGGTGGCACTCATACTTTGTTTCCTGTGCTCGCTGCTGTTCATTGGCCGCCCCAGACTATGGACATGCCAGTTGAGACATGCAGCATTTGGGATCAGCTTTGTTCTTTGTGTCTCATGTATCCTGGTGAAAACCATGGTTGTTATAGCTGTGTTCAAGGCCTCCAAACCAGGAGGTGGAGCAGCCCTGAAGTGGTTTGGTGCTGTGCAACAAAGAGGAACAGTTGTTGCCCTCACTTTAATCCAAGCAGTAATCTGTACCGTCTGGATTGTCTCCTCCTCACCAGCtcctcataaaaacactcaatACTACATTGATAAGATCGTTTATGAGTGTGTTGTTGGATCCACAATAGGTTTTGCAGTTCTACTCGGCTATATTTGCCTACTAGCTACCCTTAGCTTCCTGATAGCATTTATGGCAAGGAATCTTCCTGACAACTTCAATGAAGCCAAATTCATCACTTTCAGTATGCTGATCTTCTGTGCTGTGTGGGTGGCCTTTGTCCCTGCCTATGTCAACTCTCCAGGAAAATATGCAGATGCAGTGGAGATATTTGCCATCCTTGCCTCTAGTTTTGGTCTCCTGGTGGCACTGTTTGGACCCAAATGTTACATAATCCTGCTGAGACCAGAGAGGAACACAAAGAAAGCAATCATGGGTCGAACCGCCCCCAAGTGA